A single Lactuca sativa cultivar Salinas chromosome 8, Lsat_Salinas_v11, whole genome shotgun sequence DNA region contains:
- the LOC111911150 gene encoding leucine-rich repeat extensin-like protein 5, whose amino-acid sequence MTTTHHYYQPSPTTYHHHSPPPPITTPTQHPPRPLPHITITIHYHHPPLPHITAIRHHHPIHHPLKPQYTTTATTTHHYHLSPIPITTTCHRHSPPPHMSPSPPTTIKHQYTPPPVIMCI is encoded by the coding sequence ATgaccaccacccaccactactACCAACCATCACCCACCACTTATCACCATcactcaccaccaccacctatcaccacccCCACCCAGCACCCACCAAGACCATTACCACATATCACCATCACCATCCATTACCACCACCCACCTCTACCACATATCACCGCCATACGCCACCACCACCCTATCCATCACCCATTAAAACCACAAtacaccaccaccgccaccaccacccaccactaccACCTATCACCaatacccatcaccaccacctgccACCGCCACTCACCACCACCCCACATGTCACCCTCACCACCTACCACCATCAAACATCAATACACACCACCACCCGTCATtatgtgtatataa